The Leopardus geoffroyi isolate Oge1 chromosome C3, O.geoffroyi_Oge1_pat1.0, whole genome shotgun sequence genomic interval GAAACCTCGAAGTAACTGCCATGGAGAGAAGCCGTATGAATGTGAGGAATGTGGCAAAGTCTTCAGGTTGTGCTCGCAGCTTAATCAGcatcagagaatccacactggagagaagccgTTCAAATGCATTGAGTGTGGAAAAGCTTTTCGTCTGAGCTCAAAACTTATTCAGCATcaaagaattcatactggagagaagcctTACAGGTGTGAGGAGTGTGGAAAGGCCTTTGGTCAGAGCTCCAGCCTCATCCACCACCAGAGGGTCCACACGGGAGAGAGGCCCTATGGCTGTCGGgagtgtgggaaggccttcagCCAACAGTCTCAGCTGGTCAGACACCAGAGGACCCACACTGGAGAGAGGCCCTACCAGTGCCAggagtgtgggaaggcctttagCCAGAGCTCAACCCTGGCTCAACACCAGCGGATGCATGCCGGGGAGAAGCCTCAACTTCCAAGAAGCCCAGGTAGTCCCAGCCACGTTGcccatcagagaattcacactaCAGAGAAACCGTTTAAGTGTGATgagtgtgggaaggccttcagGTGGGTGTCTCGCCTTAGTCAGCATCAGCTGacccacactggagagaaaccttataaaTGCAACAAGTGTGCAAAAGCCTTTGGTTGTAGCTCACGGCTTATTCGCCACCAGAGAACTCACACTGGAGAAAAACCATTCAAGTGTGATGAGTGTGGGAAAGGCTTTGTCCAGGGCTCACACCTAATTCAGcaccagagaattcacactggagagaaaccctacgaGTGTAGTGActgtggaaaagccttcagcCAGAGTTCAAGTCTCATTTACCATCAGAGAATCCATAAGGGAGAGAAGCCCTACGAGTGTGTCGAATGTGGAAAGGCTTTCAGTATGAGCACACAGCTCACAATACATCAAAGGGTCCACACTGGGGAGAGACCCTATAAGTGTActgaatgtgggaaggccttcagtCAAAACTCAACCCTTTTCCAACACCAGATAATTCATGCAGGAGTGAAGCCGTATGGATGTAgtgagtgtgggaaagccttcagccGGAGTTCCTATCTTATTGAGCACCAGAGGATCCACACTCGTGCCCAGTGGTATCATGAATATGGGAATACCCTGGAAGCTTCTACCCATGTGAGCCGTAGAAAAGTCAGCACTGTAAAGAAACTGCATAAATGTAacgaatgtgagaaaatattcaGGTGGCGCTCACATCTAATCattcatcagagaattcacactggagagaagccttacaaatgtaatgaatgtggcaaAGCTTTTAATCGGAGCTCACGGCTTACTCAGCATCAGAAAATTCACATGGGATAGACCACTTGtctttataaatgtgtataaatgtgAATAAACCTGCAGCCTTAACCTTAACGTATCTTATATGGGATCATTTATACTGACAAGAATTTAGAATGTGGGGATAGATTCCGAATTGCTcccttaagaaa includes:
- the ZNF7 gene encoding zinc finger protein 7 isoform X5 — encoded protein: MDAHPPSLMVSLGCWCMFFQEAVTFGDVAVHFSREEWQCLDPGQRALYKEVMLENHSSVAGLAGFLVFKPELISRLEQGQEPWVLDLKGVEGREVARTSLTDSAVGMASEQACEDVDALKSEPCVAMVRSSPQGFPQSSGFRDTSDSEVWSESKPSSLLQKNCLNTGTVAPRKTFDKEGAQGRGELEGIGVLGCHPDKSKGGAAEGTSRRCDMCGRSFRSTSDIALHQEINTPKKPNRCPECKKKLPDCLQGKPRSNCHGEKPYECEECGKVFRLCSQLNQHQRIHTGEKPFKCIECGKAFRLSSKLIQHQRIHTGEKPYRCEECGKAFGQSSSLIHHQRVHTGERPYGCRECGKAFSQQSQLVRHQRTHTGERPYQCQECGKAFSQSSTLAQHQRMHAGEKPQLPRSPGSPSHVAHQRIHTTEKPFKCDECGKAFRWVSRLSQHQLTHTGEKPYKCNKCAKAFGCSSRLIRHQRTHTGEKPFKCDECGKGFVQGSHLIQHQRIHTGEKPYECSDCGKAFSQSSSLIYHQRIHKGEKPYECVECGKAFSMSTQLTIHQRVHTGERPYKCTECGKAFSQNSTLFQHQIIHAGVKPYGCSECGKAFSRSSYLIEHQRIHTRAQWYHEYGNTLEASTHVSRRKVSTVKKLHKCNECEKIFRWRSHLIIHQRIHTGEKPYKCNECGKAFNRSSRLTQHQKIHMG
- the ZNF7 gene encoding zinc finger protein 7 isoform X3, yielding MSRAAWGGHGRLAWEVVELRPPWPAEAGGIWASPAGPARDPPAASHQVSHPGHMDAHPPSLMEAVTFGDVAVHFSREEWQCLDPGQRALYKEVMLENHSSVAGLAGFLVFKPELISRLEQGQEPWVLDLKGVEGREVARTSLTDSAVGMASEQACEDVDALKSEPCVAMVRSSPQGFPQSSGFRDTSDSEVWSESKPSSLLQKNCLNTGTVAPRKTFDKEGAQGRGELEGIGVLGCHPDKSKGGAAEGTSRRCDMCGRSFRSTSDIALHQEINTPKKPNRCPECKKKLPDCLQGKPRSNCHGEKPYECEECGKVFRLCSQLNQHQRIHTGEKPFKCIECGKAFRLSSKLIQHQRIHTGEKPYRCEECGKAFGQSSSLIHHQRVHTGERPYGCRECGKAFSQQSQLVRHQRTHTGERPYQCQECGKAFSQSSTLAQHQRMHAGEKPQLPRSPGSPSHVAHQRIHTTEKPFKCDECGKAFRWVSRLSQHQLTHTGEKPYKCNKCAKAFGCSSRLIRHQRTHTGEKPFKCDECGKGFVQGSHLIQHQRIHTGEKPYECSDCGKAFSQSSSLIYHQRIHKGEKPYECVECGKAFSMSTQLTIHQRVHTGERPYKCTECGKAFSQNSTLFQHQIIHAGVKPYGCSECGKAFSRSSYLIEHQRIHTRAQWYHEYGNTLEASTHVSRRKVSTVKKLHKCNECEKIFRWRSHLIIHQRIHTGEKPYKCNECGKAFNRSSRLTQHQKIHMG
- the ZNF7 gene encoding zinc finger protein 7 isoform X4; translation: MWLRHTMRWSQDGAGTQVSLGCWCMFFQEAVTFGDVAVHFSREEWQCLDPGQRALYKEVMLENHSSVAGLAGFLVFKPELISRLEQGQEPWVLDLKGVEGREVARTSLTDSAVGMASEQACEDVDALKSEPCVAMVRSSPQGFPQSSGFRDTSDSEVWSESKPSSLLQKNCLNTGTVAPRKTFDKEGAQGRGELEGIGVLGCHPDKSKGGAAEGTSRRCDMCGRSFRSTSDIALHQEINTPKKPNRCPECKKKLPDCLQGKPRSNCHGEKPYECEECGKVFRLCSQLNQHQRIHTGEKPFKCIECGKAFRLSSKLIQHQRIHTGEKPYRCEECGKAFGQSSSLIHHQRVHTGERPYGCRECGKAFSQQSQLVRHQRTHTGERPYQCQECGKAFSQSSTLAQHQRMHAGEKPQLPRSPGSPSHVAHQRIHTTEKPFKCDECGKAFRWVSRLSQHQLTHTGEKPYKCNKCAKAFGCSSRLIRHQRTHTGEKPFKCDECGKGFVQGSHLIQHQRIHTGEKPYECSDCGKAFSQSSSLIYHQRIHKGEKPYECVECGKAFSMSTQLTIHQRVHTGERPYKCTECGKAFSQNSTLFQHQIIHAGVKPYGCSECGKAFSRSSYLIEHQRIHTRAQWYHEYGNTLEASTHVSRRKVSTVKKLHKCNECEKIFRWRSHLIIHQRIHTGEKPYKCNECGKAFNRSSRLTQHQKIHMG
- the ZNF7 gene encoding zinc finger protein 7 isoform X1: MSRAAWGGHGRLAWEVVELRPPWPAEAGGIWASPAGPARDPPAASHQVSHPGHMDAHPPSLMVSLGCWCMFFQEAVTFGDVAVHFSREEWQCLDPGQRALYKEVMLENHSSVAGLAGFLVFKPELISRLEQGQEPWVLDLKGVEGREVARTSLTDSAVGMASEQACEDVDALKSEPCVAMVRSSPQGFPQSSGFRDTSDSEVWSESKPSSLLQKNCLNTGTVAPRKTFDKEGAQGRGELEGIGVLGCHPDKSKGGAAEGTSRRCDMCGRSFRSTSDIALHQEINTPKKPNRCPECKKKLPDCLQGKPRSNCHGEKPYECEECGKVFRLCSQLNQHQRIHTGEKPFKCIECGKAFRLSSKLIQHQRIHTGEKPYRCEECGKAFGQSSSLIHHQRVHTGERPYGCRECGKAFSQQSQLVRHQRTHTGERPYQCQECGKAFSQSSTLAQHQRMHAGEKPQLPRSPGSPSHVAHQRIHTTEKPFKCDECGKAFRWVSRLSQHQLTHTGEKPYKCNKCAKAFGCSSRLIRHQRTHTGEKPFKCDECGKGFVQGSHLIQHQRIHTGEKPYECSDCGKAFSQSSSLIYHQRIHKGEKPYECVECGKAFSMSTQLTIHQRVHTGERPYKCTECGKAFSQNSTLFQHQIIHAGVKPYGCSECGKAFSRSSYLIEHQRIHTRAQWYHEYGNTLEASTHVSRRKVSTVKKLHKCNECEKIFRWRSHLIIHQRIHTGEKPYKCNECGKAFNRSSRLTQHQKIHMG
- the ZNF7 gene encoding zinc finger protein 7 isoform X2, with the translated sequence MSRAAWGGHGRLAWEVVELRPPWPAEAGGIWASPAGPARDPPAASHQVSHPGHMDAHPPSLMVSLGCWCMFFQEAVTFGDVAVHFSREEWQCLDPGQRALYKEVMLENHSSVAGLGFLVFKPELISRLEQGQEPWVLDLKGVEGREVARTSLTDSAVGMASEQACEDVDALKSEPCVAMVRSSPQGFPQSSGFRDTSDSEVWSESKPSSLLQKNCLNTGTVAPRKTFDKEGAQGRGELEGIGVLGCHPDKSKGGAAEGTSRRCDMCGRSFRSTSDIALHQEINTPKKPNRCPECKKKLPDCLQGKPRSNCHGEKPYECEECGKVFRLCSQLNQHQRIHTGEKPFKCIECGKAFRLSSKLIQHQRIHTGEKPYRCEECGKAFGQSSSLIHHQRVHTGERPYGCRECGKAFSQQSQLVRHQRTHTGERPYQCQECGKAFSQSSTLAQHQRMHAGEKPQLPRSPGSPSHVAHQRIHTTEKPFKCDECGKAFRWVSRLSQHQLTHTGEKPYKCNKCAKAFGCSSRLIRHQRTHTGEKPFKCDECGKGFVQGSHLIQHQRIHTGEKPYECSDCGKAFSQSSSLIYHQRIHKGEKPYECVECGKAFSMSTQLTIHQRVHTGERPYKCTECGKAFSQNSTLFQHQIIHAGVKPYGCSECGKAFSRSSYLIEHQRIHTRAQWYHEYGNTLEASTHVSRRKVSTVKKLHKCNECEKIFRWRSHLIIHQRIHTGEKPYKCNECGKAFNRSSRLTQHQKIHMG
- the ZNF7 gene encoding zinc finger protein 7 isoform X6 translates to MDAHPPSLMVSLGCWCMFFQEAVTFGDVAVHFSREEWQCLDPGQRALYKEVMLENHSSVAGLGFLVFKPELISRLEQGQEPWVLDLKGVEGREVARTSLTDSAVGMASEQACEDVDALKSEPCVAMVRSSPQGFPQSSGFRDTSDSEVWSESKPSSLLQKNCLNTGTVAPRKTFDKEGAQGRGELEGIGVLGCHPDKSKGGAAEGTSRRCDMCGRSFRSTSDIALHQEINTPKKPNRCPECKKKLPDCLQGKPRSNCHGEKPYECEECGKVFRLCSQLNQHQRIHTGEKPFKCIECGKAFRLSSKLIQHQRIHTGEKPYRCEECGKAFGQSSSLIHHQRVHTGERPYGCRECGKAFSQQSQLVRHQRTHTGERPYQCQECGKAFSQSSTLAQHQRMHAGEKPQLPRSPGSPSHVAHQRIHTTEKPFKCDECGKAFRWVSRLSQHQLTHTGEKPYKCNKCAKAFGCSSRLIRHQRTHTGEKPFKCDECGKGFVQGSHLIQHQRIHTGEKPYECSDCGKAFSQSSSLIYHQRIHKGEKPYECVECGKAFSMSTQLTIHQRVHTGERPYKCTECGKAFSQNSTLFQHQIIHAGVKPYGCSECGKAFSRSSYLIEHQRIHTRAQWYHEYGNTLEASTHVSRRKVSTVKKLHKCNECEKIFRWRSHLIIHQRIHTGEKPYKCNECGKAFNRSSRLTQHQKIHMG
- the ZNF7 gene encoding zinc finger protein 7 isoform X7 — protein: MDAHPPSLMEAVTFGDVAVHFSREEWQCLDPGQRALYKEVMLENHSSVAGLAGFLVFKPELISRLEQGQEPWVLDLKGVEGREVARTSLTDSAVGMASEQACEDVDALKSEPCVAMVRSSPQGFPQSSGFRDTSDSEVWSESKPSSLLQKNCLNTGTVAPRKTFDKEGAQGRGELEGIGVLGCHPDKSKGGAAEGTSRRCDMCGRSFRSTSDIALHQEINTPKKPNRCPECKKKLPDCLQGKPRSNCHGEKPYECEECGKVFRLCSQLNQHQRIHTGEKPFKCIECGKAFRLSSKLIQHQRIHTGEKPYRCEECGKAFGQSSSLIHHQRVHTGERPYGCRECGKAFSQQSQLVRHQRTHTGERPYQCQECGKAFSQSSTLAQHQRMHAGEKPQLPRSPGSPSHVAHQRIHTTEKPFKCDECGKAFRWVSRLSQHQLTHTGEKPYKCNKCAKAFGCSSRLIRHQRTHTGEKPFKCDECGKGFVQGSHLIQHQRIHTGEKPYECSDCGKAFSQSSSLIYHQRIHKGEKPYECVECGKAFSMSTQLTIHQRVHTGERPYKCTECGKAFSQNSTLFQHQIIHAGVKPYGCSECGKAFSRSSYLIEHQRIHTRAQWYHEYGNTLEASTHVSRRKVSTVKKLHKCNECEKIFRWRSHLIIHQRIHTGEKPYKCNECGKAFNRSSRLTQHQKIHMG